From a single Limisphaera ngatamarikiensis genomic region:
- a CDS encoding thymidine phosphorylase: MNALGWIETKRDGGALSAADWRALVDGVVRSTVPDYQLAALLMAIYFRGMDDAETAALTLAMRDSGRVFVWPEDPRPVVDKHSTGGVGDKVSLPLAPLLAALGFRVPMISGRSLGITGGTLDKLESIPGYRTRLSPGEFQAQVQELGCAVVGQTEDLVPADRKLYALRDATGTVASLPLITSSILSKKLAEGISALVLDVKCGRAAFMRDAESARALATRMVRLAGACGVQTVALVTAMDQPLGRAAGNWLEIREVHEFLSACARGDGDPRRTAPWQDLEILVVECAARLLCLTGRAGSLEEARGRACACLHSPAPLRFWLRMLAAQGADLEAYEKRLEQDVLAPCAVEVLAPADGWVTVCDARRVGEVIRDLGGGRFRAEDAVDPNVGVDRLVKVGERVRQGDVLARVHGPDVDRTRAAARQLQTAFCLGDRPETCPGPVLFEVGPSEGGGG; this comes from the coding sequence ATGAATGCGCTGGGATGGATCGAAACCAAGCGCGACGGCGGCGCCTTGTCAGCAGCCGACTGGCGCGCACTGGTGGATGGGGTGGTGCGGAGTACCGTTCCCGATTACCAGCTCGCCGCGCTTCTCATGGCCATTTACTTCCGCGGCATGGATGACGCGGAAACTGCTGCGCTGACCCTGGCCATGCGCGATTCCGGTCGCGTGTTTGTGTGGCCGGAAGATCCACGCCCGGTGGTGGATAAACACTCCACCGGCGGCGTTGGCGACAAGGTCTCGCTGCCCCTGGCGCCGCTGCTGGCCGCCCTCGGGTTTCGCGTGCCCATGATTTCAGGGCGCAGTCTGGGCATCACCGGCGGGACCTTGGACAAGCTGGAATCCATCCCCGGTTACCGAACCCGCCTGAGCCCCGGCGAGTTTCAGGCGCAGGTGCAGGAACTGGGCTGCGCCGTCGTTGGCCAGACCGAGGATCTCGTGCCCGCAGACCGAAAGCTCTATGCCTTGCGCGATGCCACGGGTACAGTGGCCAGCCTGCCCCTGATCACCAGTTCCATCCTCTCAAAAAAGCTCGCAGAGGGGATTTCAGCCCTTGTGCTGGACGTGAAGTGCGGTCGCGCGGCCTTCATGAGGGATGCGGAATCCGCACGGGCACTGGCCACGCGCATGGTGCGCCTGGCAGGGGCGTGCGGAGTGCAAACGGTGGCTCTGGTAACGGCGATGGACCAACCCCTGGGCCGTGCTGCTGGCAATTGGCTCGAGATCAGGGAGGTCCACGAGTTTCTGAGCGCCTGTGCGCGGGGGGATGGCGACCCACGCCGCACGGCTCCGTGGCAGGATCTCGAGATCCTCGTGGTTGAATGTGCCGCCAGGTTGCTGTGCTTGACCGGTCGAGCCGGAAGTTTGGAGGAGGCACGGGGCCGGGCCTGCGCCTGCCTGCACTCGCCCGCGCCCCTCCGATTTTGGCTACGGATGTTGGCCGCTCAAGGGGCCGATCTGGAGGCGTACGAAAAACGCCTGGAGCAGGATGTGCTGGCTCCGTGCGCGGTGGAGGTGTTGGCACCCGCGGACGGGTGGGTGACCGTCTGCGATGCACGTCGGGTGGGGGAAGTGATCCGCGATTTGGGGGGCGGGCGGTTCCGCGCCGAGGATGCCGTGGACCCCAATGTTGGCGTGGACCGGCTGGTCAAGGTTGGAGAGAGGGTTCGGCAGGGCGACGTCCTGGCCCGGGTGCACGGTCCGGATGTCGACCGGACTCGCGCAGCAGCCCGGCAGCTGCAAACGGCTTTTTGTCTGGGCGACCGGCCTGAGACCTGCCCGGGACCGGTTCTCTTTGAGGTGGGTCCCTCTGAGGGCGGTGGCGGTTAG
- a CDS encoding arabinan endo-1,5-alpha-L-arabinosidase, whose amino-acid sequence MGCTEDGICPLRAALVFQADANMKTRSTRGCIGAVAGPSGIGHAMADRGAPSRAALTVVALLALMCARAAEPPPVPRGVTRIHDPSTVMRDGARWWVFGTGRGIVSLWSTNRLDWHQGPSVFREAPAWANEWVPEHRFRYWAPDVIRVGEQFYLYYSVSTWGSRQSAIGLARSRALDPEAPGGGWRDAGPVVRTTPADNYNAIDPAPFLDRDGRLWLVFGSYWSGIKLVELDPATGLRKNAGSPLVDLAWKEAIEAAALLRHGDDYFLFVNWGQCCRGTNSTYEIRVGRSRSVTGPYLDRDGRDLREGGGTLFLSGSGRFIGPGHPAFFEAEGRWWVSYHFYDAEQAGRSALDILPLEWDAEGWPMVRPRQRP is encoded by the coding sequence ATGGGCTGCACGGAGGATGGAATTTGTCCCCTTCGTGCAGCCCTTGTCTTTCAGGCGGATGCGAACATGAAGACCCGGAGTACCAGGGGGTGCATTGGCGCGGTGGCGGGTCCGTCCGGGATCGGACACGCCATGGCTGACCGAGGAGCACCGTCACGCGCGGCGCTCACAGTGGTCGCTTTGTTGGCCCTGATGTGTGCGCGGGCCGCGGAACCGCCCCCGGTGCCCCGCGGCGTTACTCGGATTCATGATCCTTCCACCGTCATGCGGGACGGCGCGCGTTGGTGGGTCTTTGGGACCGGTCGCGGCATTGTCAGCCTCTGGTCCACCAACCGATTGGACTGGCATCAGGGGCCGTCCGTGTTTCGGGAAGCCCCGGCTTGGGCCAATGAATGGGTGCCGGAGCACCGGTTTCGGTATTGGGCGCCCGACGTGATCCGGGTGGGTGAGCAGTTTTACCTGTATTATTCGGTCTCGACCTGGGGTTCGAGGCAGTCGGCGATCGGGCTGGCACGGTCGCGGGCCCTCGATCCGGAGGCACCGGGCGGCGGCTGGCGCGATGCGGGGCCCGTGGTCCGCACCACGCCGGCCGACAATTACAATGCCATTGATCCGGCGCCCTTTTTGGACCGTGACGGGCGCCTTTGGCTGGTGTTTGGCTCCTACTGGTCGGGAATCAAGTTGGTGGAGCTCGATCCGGCCACGGGCTTGCGCAAAAATGCCGGATCGCCCCTGGTGGATCTGGCATGGAAGGAGGCGATTGAGGCCGCGGCACTGCTCCGTCACGGTGACGATTACTTCCTGTTCGTCAACTGGGGACAGTGTTGTCGGGGTACCAACAGCACGTATGAGATCCGGGTCGGGCGGAGTCGATCTGTGACCGGACCGTACCTGGACCGGGATGGCCGCGACCTTCGGGAGGGAGGGGGAACTCTGTTTCTGAGCGGCTCGGGCCGCTTCATCGGGCCGGGGCATCCTGCGTTTTTCGAGGCAGAGGGGCGGTGGTGGGTCAGCTACCACTTCTACGACGCCGAGCAAGCCGGCCGTAGCGCCCTCGACATTCTGCCGTTGGAATGGGATGCCGAAGGTTGGCCCATGGTCCGGCCGAGGCAGAGACCATGA
- the fabG gene encoding 3-oxoacyl-[acyl-carrier-protein] reductase, with product MKPLEQQVAVVTGGSRGIGRAVALRLASAGADVAVVARSVEACAATVEAVRGLGRRAWAFAANVADAASVDAVAETILREAGRVDVLVNNAGITRDGLLIRMSEADWDAVLDTNLKGAFLFTRALARPMLKQRSGRIINISSVIGLMGNAGQTNYAASKAGLIGFTKSCAREFASRGVTVNAVAPGFIETDMTAALKEEQRRAILERVPMGCMGTPEDVAHVVWFLALPESRYITGQVLTVDGGLVM from the coding sequence ATGAAACCGTTGGAACAGCAGGTGGCAGTGGTAACCGGCGGCAGCCGCGGCATCGGACGCGCGGTGGCGTTGCGGTTGGCGAGCGCAGGTGCTGATGTTGCCGTGGTGGCAAGGTCGGTGGAGGCCTGCGCAGCCACCGTGGAGGCGGTGCGGGGGCTGGGCCGGCGCGCCTGGGCGTTTGCGGCCAATGTGGCGGATGCGGCCAGCGTGGATGCGGTGGCCGAGACCATTCTCCGTGAAGCGGGCCGTGTGGACGTGCTGGTGAACAACGCGGGTATTACCAGGGATGGCCTGCTGATCCGGATGAGCGAGGCCGATTGGGACGCGGTGCTGGACACGAACCTCAAGGGGGCGTTTTTGTTTACACGGGCGCTGGCGCGGCCCATGTTGAAGCAGCGTTCCGGCCGGATCATTAACATCAGTTCGGTCATCGGGTTGATGGGCAACGCCGGACAAACCAACTACGCGGCGAGCAAGGCGGGGTTGATCGGGTTCACCAAATCCTGCGCCCGCGAGTTTGCCTCCCGGGGGGTGACGGTCAACGCGGTGGCACCCGGCTTCATTGAAACCGACATGACCGCGGCGCTGAAGGAGGAGCAGCGCCGGGCGATTTTGGAACGCGTGCCGATGGGCTGCATGGGCACGCCGGAGGACGTGGCCCACGTGGTGTGGTTTCTGGCCCTGCCCGAATCGCGCTACATCACGGGACAGGTCTTGACGGTGGACGGTGGACTGGTCATGTAA
- the fabF gene encoding beta-ketoacyl-ACP synthase II: MGASSNERRVVVTGLGVVTPLGHTLETFWENLIAGRCGIQRITRFDPSPFPTQIAAEVRDFDPLPAFPSAKELRRTDRFAQFGIYAAWAALKDSGADLDRLNREEIGVIIGSGIGGLETTSHQHQVLLERGPNRLSAFMIPMLISNMASGMFSMYYGLKGPNYATCSACATANHAIGEAWRTIKTGDAVMMFAGGAEATIVPIGIGGFCAMRAMSTRNDDPQHASRPFDRERDGFVMGEGAGVIVLEELEHAKRRGARIYCEIVGYGNTADAHHLTAPAPGGEGAARCMRMALRNGRLNPEDITYINAHGTSTPAGDVAETQAIKAVFGDHARRLAVSSIKGAIGHMLGAAGAVEMAASVLALWHGVVPPTINYEYPDPECDLDYVPNTAREMKIHAFINNSFGFGGHNASIAAKRFEG; encoded by the coding sequence ATGGGCGCAAGTTCGAACGAACGCCGCGTGGTGGTCACCGGCCTGGGGGTGGTGACCCCGTTGGGTCACACACTGGAAACCTTTTGGGAGAATCTCATCGCAGGTCGCTGCGGCATTCAGCGGATTACGCGGTTTGACCCCTCACCGTTCCCCACCCAGATCGCGGCGGAAGTGCGGGACTTTGACCCGTTGCCGGCCTTCCCCTCGGCGAAGGAGCTGCGCCGGACCGACCGTTTCGCCCAGTTCGGGATCTACGCGGCCTGGGCGGCTCTGAAGGATTCGGGGGCCGACCTGGACCGGCTGAACCGCGAGGAAATCGGCGTCATCATCGGGTCCGGCATCGGGGGCCTGGAAACCACAAGCCACCAGCATCAAGTGCTGTTGGAGCGTGGCCCCAACCGACTGTCTGCGTTCATGATCCCGATGCTGATCAGCAACATGGCGTCGGGGATGTTTTCCATGTACTACGGCCTCAAAGGCCCCAACTACGCCACCTGCTCGGCCTGCGCGACCGCCAACCACGCCATCGGAGAGGCATGGCGCACCATCAAGACCGGCGACGCGGTCATGATGTTTGCCGGTGGGGCGGAAGCGACCATTGTACCCATCGGCATTGGCGGCTTCTGTGCCATGCGGGCCATGAGCACGCGCAACGACGATCCCCAGCATGCCTCGCGGCCCTTCGATCGTGAGCGGGACGGATTCGTCATGGGGGAGGGAGCGGGGGTGATCGTGCTGGAGGAACTCGAGCACGCGAAACGACGCGGCGCCCGGATTTATTGCGAAATTGTGGGCTACGGCAACACGGCCGACGCCCATCACCTGACGGCGCCGGCCCCGGGCGGCGAGGGTGCGGCCCGCTGCATGCGAATGGCCCTTCGCAACGGGCGGCTCAATCCGGAGGACATCACGTACATCAATGCCCATGGCACCTCCACACCGGCTGGCGATGTGGCCGAGACCCAGGCCATCAAGGCGGTGTTTGGGGATCATGCGCGGCGCCTGGCGGTCAGTTCGATCAAGGGCGCCATCGGCCACATGTTGGGTGCGGCCGGCGCCGTGGAGATGGCCGCTTCCGTGCTGGCCTTGTGGCACGGGGTGGTCCCGCCCACCATCAATTACGAATATCCGGATCCGGAGTGCGATCTGGATTACGTGCCGAACACGGCACGAGAGATGAAAATCCACGCCTTCATCAACAACTCGTTTGGCTTCGGCGGGCACAACGCCAGTATCGCGGCCAAACGGTTTGAGGGCTGA
- a CDS encoding HAD family hydrolase, producing MSVWGAIFDWDGVVVDSSAAHERAWERLAAEVGRSLPPGFFLRSFGMKNDRAIRELLGWTHDPAELKRLGERKEELFREEIRHRPLQPLPGVRTWLERLRAAGVPCAVGSSTPRANIECVMNSLALQGLFKVIVTGEDVQKGKPDPEVFLRAASGLGVPPERCVVFEDAPVGIEAARRGGMRVVGVAGTHPPERLSGCDRVVRRLDELTVEELAAWFAPAPV from the coding sequence ATGTCGGTTTGGGGTGCAATCTTTGATTGGGATGGCGTGGTGGTGGATTCCTCTGCGGCCCATGAACGGGCCTGGGAACGCCTGGCTGCCGAGGTCGGTCGGTCGTTACCGCCCGGCTTTTTCCTGCGCAGTTTTGGCATGAAAAACGACCGGGCGATCCGGGAACTACTGGGCTGGACTCACGATCCGGCCGAGCTGAAGCGGTTGGGAGAACGGAAGGAGGAGCTTTTTCGGGAAGAGATCCGGCACCGACCACTCCAGCCCCTGCCTGGAGTGCGCACCTGGTTGGAACGACTCAGGGCGGCGGGTGTGCCGTGTGCGGTGGGGTCTTCCACGCCACGGGCCAACATCGAGTGCGTGATGAACAGCCTGGCATTGCAGGGGTTGTTCAAGGTCATCGTCACGGGCGAAGACGTGCAGAAGGGCAAACCGGATCCGGAGGTGTTTTTGCGGGCGGCTTCGGGCCTGGGAGTACCGCCCGAACGTTGCGTGGTATTTGAGGATGCCCCGGTGGGGATCGAAGCGGCCCGGCGGGGCGGCATGCGCGTCGTCGGGGTCGCCGGAACACATCCGCCGGAACGGTTGTCGGGTTGTGACCGCGTCGTGCGGCGGTTGGACGAGCTCACGGTTGAGGAGCTGGCGGCCTGGTTTGCGCCTGCGCCGGTTTGA
- a CDS encoding PulJ/GspJ family protein: MKPRNHSPGPAAHWRSAGYTLPEVMTTSTILVLLFGGLLSIHLLALRLDKLGRAKLAATDDARRSLSLLEREVRSAGWVQVGMGDDVSFNPVPPGQPQIGNALQIYPDKSQTNRFVRYYLDEETQRLLRLSSDDSGVRPVASFVTNTMVFTAEDFAGNVQTNSFNNRVIGLTLEFSQLIFPTMPVGPGAFYDFYQVRTRITRRSLE; encoded by the coding sequence ATGAAGCCGCGAAACCACAGCCCGGGGCCCGCCGCGCACTGGAGGTCGGCGGGCTATACACTGCCGGAGGTCATGACCACCTCCACGATCCTGGTCTTGCTCTTCGGCGGATTGCTCTCCATACATCTGCTGGCCCTGCGGCTGGACAAACTGGGCCGAGCCAAGCTCGCCGCCACGGACGATGCCCGCCGTTCCCTGAGCCTCCTGGAGAGAGAGGTTCGATCCGCCGGCTGGGTGCAGGTCGGCATGGGTGACGATGTCTCCTTCAATCCCGTTCCACCCGGCCAACCCCAGATTGGCAACGCCCTGCAAATCTACCCCGACAAGTCCCAAACGAACCGCTTCGTCCGGTATTATCTCGACGAGGAGACCCAGCGGCTGCTGCGCCTGTCTTCGGACGACTCCGGGGTCCGACCGGTCGCCTCTTTCGTCACCAACACCATGGTGTTCACCGCCGAGGATTTCGCCGGCAATGTCCAGACCAACTCCTTCAACAACCGGGTGATTGGTCTGACCCTTGAATTCTCCCAGTTGATTTTTCCCACCATGCCGGTGGGGCCCGGCGCCTTCTACGATTTCTACCAGGTCCGCACACGTATCACCCGTCGTTCACTGGAATGA
- a CDS encoding alpha-L-arabinofuranosidase C-terminal domain-containing protein: protein MVESVLRKAWLRPVRVPEAWAILVLWGWMISPIARVEAAVGTEGTVAGRTQPAVLRIDLRQTGKPISTNLIGVFFEDINYAADGGLYAELVQNRSFEYRPTARPDWTALTAWETVRRRGADGTVVVADAFPVHPNNPHYVVLETRAPGDGFGLRNRGFDGISVQAGNVYDFSLFGRQLFTGNRWGNSGVLEGPAEFEVRLEAPDGSVLASATVAVTGREWRKFHCTLTPARTEERAQLVLLSRTRGGVALDEISLFPRNTFKGRPNGLRADLAQTIADLKPRFVRFPGGCLVHGYGLNNLYRWPLAVGPVEQRRSQPNLWGYHQSMGLGYFEYFQFCEDIGAEPVPVVPAGVCCQNADHQGGTGQRGLPMEEMPAYVQEVLDLIEWANGPPDSRWGSVRAAAGHPEPFRLKYLAVGNEEHITPVFKERFRMIYEAVRRKHPEITVIGTVGPFHSGPDYEEGWRFADELRLPMVDEHYYVAPAWFWENLERYDRYDRARSKVYLGEYAAHDVGRRNTLRSALAEAAYLTALERNADVVLMASYAPLLGREGNTQWRPNLIYFTNTRVLRTVNYYVQQLFSLHAGDVYLRAECEDPRASAGEGIRPDDRLFLGTWDTQAEFDDLRVEAGDRVVWAEDFSKDRGPWEALSGDWQVVNGVLQQRSAATPARCLFNVPPGTTRFTLSLRARKLGGSEGFLIGFRYRDADHYYWWNLGGWGNTRHAFEKAVDGTRAEVGPARPGRIETGRWYRIRLEMDGSKVRCYLDNELVQELDDAGFVPRPEIAWSAVRDRATGDVILKLVNGSDRPRPFRIQLPGLEGPATATVVTLAHSDPMAVNDFENPDRVVPRTGRMEVGPEFIFEAAPWSLNVVRFPLK, encoded by the coding sequence ATGGTTGAATCGGTTCTTCGCAAGGCCTGGCTTCGGCCGGTCCGGGTGCCGGAGGCATGGGCAATCTTGGTGCTCTGGGGATGGATGATCTCCCCAATCGCCAGGGTTGAGGCAGCCGTGGGGACGGAGGGAACGGTTGCGGGGCGGACACAACCTGCGGTCCTTCGCATTGACCTTCGACAGACAGGCAAGCCGATCAGCACGAATCTGATCGGCGTGTTTTTCGAGGACATCAATTACGCGGCAGATGGTGGGCTTTACGCGGAACTGGTGCAGAACCGGTCCTTTGAGTATCGGCCCACGGCCCGACCGGATTGGACCGCCTTGACTGCTTGGGAAACGGTGCGACGGCGGGGCGCCGACGGGACCGTGGTGGTGGCCGACGCGTTTCCGGTCCATCCGAACAACCCGCATTACGTGGTGTTGGAGACCCGGGCTCCCGGCGATGGTTTTGGACTGCGCAACCGCGGTTTTGACGGGATTTCGGTGCAGGCGGGCAATGTCTATGACTTTTCGCTGTTTGGCCGCCAGCTGTTTACGGGGAATCGGTGGGGTAACAGTGGCGTTCTGGAAGGGCCGGCCGAGTTTGAGGTTCGGCTGGAGGCTCCGGACGGTTCCGTGCTGGCTTCGGCCACGGTGGCTGTCACAGGCCGTGAATGGCGGAAATTCCACTGCACCCTGACACCGGCGCGGACCGAGGAACGGGCGCAGCTGGTTTTGCTTTCCCGGACGCGGGGCGGGGTTGCCCTGGACGAAATCTCACTGTTTCCCCGAAACACTTTCAAAGGGCGCCCCAATGGTTTGCGTGCCGACCTGGCCCAGACCATTGCGGACCTCAAGCCGCGCTTTGTGCGCTTCCCGGGCGGTTGCCTGGTGCATGGTTACGGTCTGAACAACCTCTACCGCTGGCCCCTGGCCGTCGGGCCGGTGGAACAGCGCCGCAGCCAGCCCAATCTCTGGGGCTATCACCAGAGCATGGGGCTGGGTTATTTCGAGTACTTTCAGTTTTGCGAGGATATTGGTGCCGAGCCTGTGCCCGTGGTGCCAGCGGGCGTGTGCTGTCAAAACGCGGATCATCAGGGCGGCACCGGCCAGCGCGGTCTGCCCATGGAGGAGATGCCCGCCTATGTACAGGAGGTCCTGGATCTCATTGAATGGGCCAATGGACCGCCCGATTCACGCTGGGGTTCGGTGCGGGCCGCCGCCGGGCATCCCGAGCCGTTCCGGCTCAAATACCTCGCAGTGGGCAACGAGGAGCATATCACCCCGGTGTTCAAAGAACGGTTTCGCATGATTTACGAAGCCGTTCGCCGGAAACACCCGGAGATCACCGTCATTGGCACGGTCGGGCCGTTCCACAGCGGGCCGGACTATGAGGAGGGCTGGCGTTTTGCAGATGAGCTGCGCCTGCCCATGGTGGACGAGCATTACTACGTGGCGCCGGCCTGGTTTTGGGAAAACCTAGAGCGGTATGACCGGTACGATCGGGCCCGCTCGAAGGTCTACCTGGGCGAGTATGCGGCGCATGATGTGGGGCGGCGGAACACGTTGAGATCGGCCCTGGCGGAGGCGGCCTACCTGACGGCCCTTGAGCGGAACGCAGACGTGGTGCTCATGGCCTCCTACGCGCCCTTGCTGGGGAGGGAGGGAAACACACAATGGCGTCCCAACCTGATCTATTTCACCAACACCCGCGTTTTACGCACGGTGAACTATTACGTCCAGCAGTTGTTCAGCCTTCATGCCGGGGACGTGTATCTGCGTGCTGAATGCGAGGATCCACGGGCGTCTGCCGGTGAGGGCATCCGACCGGATGACCGCCTGTTCCTGGGAACCTGGGATACGCAGGCGGAATTCGATGACCTGCGCGTGGAGGCGGGCGACCGGGTGGTCTGGGCCGAGGACTTTTCCAAAGACCGGGGACCCTGGGAGGCGTTGAGCGGGGACTGGCAGGTGGTCAACGGGGTGTTGCAACAGCGCAGTGCCGCCACGCCGGCCCGGTGCTTGTTCAACGTCCCACCGGGTACTACAAGATTCACGCTGAGTTTGCGGGCGCGGAAGCTGGGCGGTTCGGAGGGGTTCCTGATCGGATTCCGCTACCGCGACGCCGACCACTATTACTGGTGGAACCTGGGGGGCTGGGGGAACACACGCCATGCATTTGAGAAGGCCGTGGACGGCACCCGGGCGGAGGTGGGCCCGGCACGGCCGGGTCGGATCGAAACCGGCCGGTGGTACCGGATTCGCCTCGAGATGGACGGGTCCAAGGTCAGGTGTTACTTGGACAACGAATTGGTACAGGAACTGGACGACGCCGGCTTTGTGCCGCGACCCGAGATCGCGTGGTCGGCCGTTCGCGATCGAGCAACGGGGGACGTGATTCTGAAGCTGGTGAACGGCAGTGACCGACCGCGGCCCTTCCGCATTCAACTGCCGGGTCTGGAAGGGCCCGCGACAGCGACCGTGGTTACGCTGGCGCATTCGGATCCGATGGCCGTGAACGACTTTGAGAATCCCGACCGCGTCGTGCCCCGGACCGGCCGCATGGAGGTGGGGCCTGAGTTCATCTTCGAGGCTGCGCCGTGGTCGCTGAACGTCGTGCGGTTTCCGCTGAAGTAG
- a CDS encoding type IV pilus modification PilV family protein: MNIRLQRNKDFKTRGLSLTEVVVAMGIAALLYAGIVSGYVLTTTRAEWTAYWLAAQALAADRLEQTRAAKWDTQASPPVDQLVPGNFPPRVDILDLPVNGGNIPLATSYVSIVVVSTNPPLKLIRAETVWSFKQRRTFTNTVVTYRAPDQ, encoded by the coding sequence ATGAACATCAGGCTCCAGCGCAACAAGGATTTCAAGACCCGCGGATTATCCCTGACGGAGGTGGTCGTTGCGATGGGCATCGCAGCCCTCCTCTACGCCGGGATCGTATCCGGTTACGTCCTCACCACCACCCGGGCAGAGTGGACGGCCTATTGGTTGGCTGCACAGGCGCTGGCGGCCGACCGCCTGGAGCAAACTCGAGCCGCCAAATGGGACACCCAGGCCTCACCCCCGGTGGACCAACTGGTACCCGGTAATTTCCCGCCGCGGGTGGACATCCTCGACCTACCGGTCAACGGCGGCAACATTCCCTTGGCCACATCCTACGTTTCGATCGTGGTGGTTTCGACCAATCCGCCGCTGAAACTGATTCGCGCCGAGACGGTTTGGTCGTTCAAGCAACGGCGCACATTCACCAACACGGTGGTCACGTATCGCGCCCCGGACCAATGA
- the acpP gene encoding acyl carrier protein, translating into MAENSIEQRVKKIIAEQLDVNPDQVTPEARLIDDLGADSLDAVELIMALEEEFGHDIPDEQAEKMQTVGDIIKYIEEQEEK; encoded by the coding sequence ATGGCTGAAAACAGCATCGAACAACGAGTCAAAAAAATCATTGCCGAGCAGTTGGATGTGAACCCGGACCAGGTCACGCCGGAAGCCCGGCTGATCGACGATCTGGGGGCCGACTCCCTGGACGCGGTGGAACTGATCATGGCGCTGGAGGAGGAGTTCGGCCACGACATCCCCGACGAGCAGGCCGAGAAAATGCAGACCGTCGGGGACATCATCAAGTACATCGAGGAGCAGGAGGAGAAATAA
- a CDS encoding NADP-dependent isocitrate dehydrogenase gives MSTAETQKQKRKVTVIPGDGVGPECVRAAQRIIEAAGAAIEWEECEAGASVFRKGIASGVPQETIESIRRTRVVLKGPLETPVGYGEKSANVTLRKLFETYGNIRPVRELPGVPTPYSGRGIDLVVVRENVEDLYAGIEHMQTPGVAQCLKLISAKGCEKVVRLAFELARAEGRKRVHCATKSNIMKLTEGLLKRTFERISPEYPDIEAQHIIIDNCAHQLVKRPEQFDVIVTTNMNGDIISDLTSALIGGLGFAPSANIGNDVAIFEAVHGSAPKYAGKNVINPTAVILSAVLMLRHLGEFEAAAKIEHAILVTLEEGKVRTGDVVGYDRCATTTAYTDEIIANLGRKSQRHRVRDYRPIRLPQLGPEPDWVRPKTRRVVGVDLFIESSLAAEALGRGLEDLVADLPLKLKMISNRGTKVYPPTGAITDCVDHWRCRFILRDESADLTDAAIFQLLQRVSAKYRWMHLEKLQEFDGARGFTMAQGED, from the coding sequence ATGAGCACCGCAGAAACCCAGAAACAGAAACGCAAGGTGACGGTCATTCCGGGCGACGGCGTCGGCCCGGAATGCGTTCGGGCCGCGCAACGCATCATCGAAGCGGCGGGCGCCGCCATCGAATGGGAGGAATGTGAAGCCGGGGCATCCGTGTTCCGCAAGGGGATCGCCTCGGGTGTCCCCCAGGAGACCATCGAATCCATCCGCCGGACGCGAGTGGTGCTGAAAGGGCCCCTGGAAACCCCGGTGGGCTATGGCGAAAAGAGCGCCAACGTCACGCTCCGCAAATTGTTCGAGACCTACGGCAACATCCGGCCGGTGCGCGAACTGCCCGGCGTGCCCACCCCCTACAGCGGGCGCGGGATTGACCTGGTCGTGGTCCGGGAAAACGTCGAGGACCTTTACGCCGGCATTGAACACATGCAAACGCCCGGCGTGGCCCAGTGTCTGAAGCTCATCTCGGCCAAGGGCTGCGAAAAGGTCGTCCGCCTGGCGTTTGAACTGGCCCGCGCCGAGGGCCGTAAACGGGTGCATTGCGCCACCAAATCCAACATCATGAAGCTGACCGAGGGCCTCCTCAAACGCACGTTCGAACGCATCAGCCCCGAGTACCCCGACATCGAGGCCCAGCACATCATCATCGACAACTGCGCCCATCAGCTGGTCAAGCGCCCGGAACAGTTCGATGTCATCGTCACCACCAACATGAACGGCGACATCATCAGCGATCTCACCTCGGCGCTGATCGGTGGGCTGGGTTTTGCCCCGTCGGCCAACATCGGCAACGACGTGGCCATCTTCGAAGCCGTGCATGGCTCCGCCCCCAAATATGCCGGGAAGAACGTCATCAACCCGACCGCCGTCATCCTCTCGGCCGTCCTGATGTTGCGGCACCTGGGCGAGTTCGAGGCCGCCGCCAAAATCGAGCACGCGATCCTCGTCACCCTGGAGGAAGGCAAGGTACGCACCGGCGACGTGGTCGGCTACGACCGATGCGCCACCACCACCGCCTACACGGACGAGATCATCGCCAACCTCGGCCGCAAGTCCCAACGCCACCGCGTCCGCGATTACAGACCCATCCGGCTGCCCCAACTCGGTCCGGAACCCGATTGGGTCCGGCCGAAGACCCGGCGCGTGGTCGGCGTGGACCTGTTCATCGAATCGAGCCTTGCCGCCGAGGCCCTCGGCCGGGGCTTGGAAGACCTGGTGGCCGACCTGCCCCTCAAACTGAAGATGATCTCCAACCGTGGCACCAAGGTCTACCCCCCGACCGGTGCCATTACCGACTGCGTGGACCATTGGCGCTGCCGGTTCATTCTGCGGGACGAATCCGCTGACCTGACCGACGCGGCCATTTTCCAGTTGCTTCAGCGCGTGTCTGCAAAATATCGCTGGATGCACCTGGAGAAGTTGCAGGAGTTCGACGGCGCCCGTGGCTTCACCATGGCCCAGGGCGAGGACTGA